A DNA window from Paenibacillus andongensis contains the following coding sequences:
- a CDS encoding ABC transporter permease → MLFPVIAYYILFKYWPMGGLVIAFKNYNFADGILHSPWVGLKNFKVLFSSASTLQIIWNTFWLSFLNLVVGFPVPIFLAILLNEVRKTWFKKWVQTIVYLPHFFSWVIVAGLVLSLFATDYGSINKVLKLFNIEPITFLYESKSWVAVFVASGVWKEMGFSTIIYLAALTNIDPALYESAGMDGASKWRQIWHITIPGIRHTIILLLILAMGQLMEVGFDQIYNLQNSAVADVSEVISTYIYKIGLGNAQFSVTTAMGLFESVIGCTLVLVANRIARKFDQALF, encoded by the coding sequence ATGCTTTTCCCTGTCATTGCTTACTACATTCTGTTCAAATATTGGCCGATGGGCGGACTTGTTATTGCTTTCAAAAATTACAATTTTGCTGATGGTATTTTACACAGTCCATGGGTTGGCCTGAAAAATTTTAAAGTTTTGTTTTCCAGTGCCAGTACGCTCCAAATTATATGGAACACCTTTTGGCTCAGCTTTTTGAATTTGGTGGTTGGCTTCCCTGTTCCCATCTTCCTGGCCATTCTGCTCAATGAGGTAAGGAAGACATGGTTTAAAAAATGGGTTCAAACGATCGTCTATCTGCCGCACTTTTTCTCTTGGGTCATTGTCGCAGGTCTCGTGTTGTCCTTATTTGCAACCGACTACGGCTCGATCAATAAGGTGCTCAAGCTATTCAATATTGAGCCTATAACTTTCCTTTACGAGTCGAAATCCTGGGTTGCCGTATTCGTTGCTTCGGGGGTTTGGAAGGAAATGGGGTTTAGCACAATTATTTATTTGGCCGCTCTGACGAACATCGATCCTGCCCTTTACGAGTCAGCAGGTATGGACGGCGCTTCGAAGTGGCGGCAAATTTGGCACATTACGATTCCAGGCATTCGTCACACGATCATCCTGCTGCTCATTTTGGCTATGGGTCAATTGATGGAGGTCGGCTTTGACCAGATTTATAACCTGCAGAACTCAGCGGTTGCTGACGTGTCGGAAGTCATAAGTACTTATATTTATAAAATAGGTTTGGGAAATGCGCAATTTAGCGTAACTACGGCGATGGGGCTGTTCGAATCCGTCATTGGCTGTACGCTCGTACTGGTAGCTAACAGGATCGCCCGTAAATTCGACCAAGCTTTATTCTGA